A region from the Agrobacterium cucumeris genome encodes:
- the pdeM gene encoding ligase-associated DNA damage response endonuclease PdeM, whose protein sequence is MLSRLTLSDRFSNGFECLGSETAINGVAAWCDPLGGLYLPDLSLLVVSDLHLEKGAAFARRGRMLPPYDTIATLKILSSLVSRYDPKIVVSLGDNFHDRVGSQHLPLMLRELIRELARGREWIWINGNHDPDGTVDLPGSSVDEMFYGNLTFRHEPKLGDATGEIAGHLHPSATVRRREKTVRRPCFATDGSRLLMPAFGVMSGGLDLRHKAMRGLFDHAALVAHLMGRDRIYSVRFSNLLG, encoded by the coding sequence GTGCTGAGCCGGCTGACACTGAGCGACCGATTTTCGAACGGCTTCGAATGTCTTGGCAGCGAAACCGCCATCAATGGCGTCGCCGCCTGGTGCGATCCGCTCGGCGGACTTTACCTGCCGGACCTGTCGCTGCTCGTCGTCTCCGACCTGCATCTGGAAAAGGGCGCGGCCTTCGCCCGGCGCGGTCGCATGCTGCCGCCCTACGATACCATTGCGACGCTCAAGATCCTGTCATCCCTTGTCAGCCGCTATGATCCGAAGATCGTCGTCAGCCTAGGCGACAATTTCCACGATCGCGTTGGTTCGCAGCACCTGCCGCTGATGCTGCGCGAACTTATCCGCGAATTGGCGCGTGGCCGCGAATGGATATGGATCAACGGCAATCACGACCCTGACGGTACCGTCGATCTGCCGGGTTCTTCGGTGGACGAGATGTTTTACGGCAATCTCACCTTCCGCCATGAACCGAAGCTGGGCGATGCCACCGGGGAAATCGCCGGGCACCTGCATCCCTCCGCCACGGTCCGTCGCCGCGAGAAGACGGTGCGGCGGCCCTGTTTCGCTACGGATGGCTCGCGTCTGCTGATGCCGGCATTCGGGGTGATGAGCGGCGGGCTGGATTTGCGCCACAAGGCCATGCGTGGCCTGTTCGATCATGCGGCGCTGGTCGCGCATCTGATGGGACGGGACCGCATCTATTCGGTGCGGTTCTCAAATCTGCTCGGCTGA
- a CDS encoding YitT family protein produces MSRTRSVYSMWSSDPARHAPVEDVQGIVTGAIVSALGFYLLNKVGLLTGGTAGVAFLIHYAFGVSFGLLFFLVNLPFYYLSFRRLGLAFSFKTFIAIGLVSVLTEVEARWMVIDSINPLWAALLGGLLLGYGLLALYRHRASLGGIGILAIYIQDRFGIRAGLIQLAFDAFVMLCAFLVIDSATVVYSIVGAFVLNIFLAINHRSDRYIVVR; encoded by the coding sequence GTGAGCAGAACGAGAAGCGTTTACAGCATGTGGAGTTCCGATCCGGCCAGACATGCGCCGGTGGAAGACGTGCAGGGCATCGTCACCGGTGCCATCGTCTCGGCGCTCGGCTTTTATCTTCTGAACAAGGTCGGCCTTTTGACCGGCGGCACCGCTGGCGTCGCCTTTCTCATTCATTATGCCTTCGGCGTCAGTTTTGGCCTCCTGTTCTTCCTCGTCAACCTGCCCTTTTATTACCTGTCCTTCCGCCGCCTCGGTCTCGCTTTTTCGTTCAAGACTTTCATCGCCATCGGCCTTGTTTCTGTGCTGACGGAAGTGGAGGCGCGCTGGATGGTCATCGACAGCATCAATCCGCTCTGGGCGGCGCTGCTTGGCGGTCTGCTTCTGGGTTATGGGCTACTGGCGCTTTATCGCCATCGCGCCAGCCTCGGCGGCATCGGCATTCTCGCCATCTATATTCAGGACCGCTTCGGCATCCGCGCCGGCCTTATCCAGCTGGCATTCGACGCCTTTGTCATGCTCTGCGCTTTCCTCGTCATCGATTCGGCCACCGTGGTCTATTCGATCGTCGGCGCTTTCGTTCTCAACATATTCCTCGCCATCAACCACCGCTCGGACAGATACATCGTTGTGCGTTAA
- a CDS encoding TIGR02186 family protein, with product MASAQTPPLALPPGTQQRSLLENIEIGASTTEIPIASDFRGADFTLFGALNNTDQLLLAIGQYDIVVTLEGPTDYMTVRKKERVAGIWINTSAITFTPLPESYSMASTRDITDIASPGTLRAMGLGVDHLSLKSAVFSGVPDNVFDFQEAYRRLKLSSGIYRNDTTGVRLERTGLFWATLRLPANVPNGVHTARAYLFKSGKFIAQRELKLRVVKTGMEQAITDAAHQTPLAYGALCVLLAVVTGWGASIIFRKD from the coding sequence ATGGCCTCCGCCCAGACACCGCCGCTTGCCCTGCCTCCCGGCACGCAGCAGCGGTCATTGCTGGAAAATATCGAAATCGGCGCATCAACGACGGAAATTCCCATCGCCTCCGATTTTCGCGGTGCGGATTTCACTCTCTTCGGCGCACTGAACAATACCGACCAGCTGCTGCTAGCGATCGGCCAATATGACATTGTCGTCACGCTCGAAGGGCCGACCGACTATATGACCGTGCGCAAGAAGGAGCGCGTGGCGGGCATCTGGATCAACACCAGTGCGATCACCTTCACACCGCTGCCGGAATCCTATTCCATGGCCAGCACGCGTGACATCACGGATATCGCCTCGCCCGGCACCTTGCGGGCGATGGGACTGGGCGTCGATCATCTGTCGCTCAAAAGCGCGGTGTTTTCCGGTGTACCGGACAATGTCTTCGATTTTCAGGAGGCATACCGGCGCCTGAAGCTTTCCAGCGGCATCTACCGCAATGACACGACCGGGGTGAGACTTGAGCGCACCGGCCTGTTCTGGGCGACGCTTCGCCTGCCCGCCAACGTGCCGAACGGTGTGCACACAGCGCGCGCCTATCTGTTCAAGAGCGGCAAATTCATCGCCCAGCGCGAGCTGAAACTGCGTGTTGTCAAGACGGGCATGGAACAGGCCATTACCGATGCGGCGCATCAGACGCCGCTTGCCTATGGCGCGCTCTGCGTTCTGCTGGCCGTCGTGACCGGCTGGGGCGCCAGCATCATCTTCCGCAAGGACTGA
- a CDS encoding universal stress protein produces the protein MFKHILIPTDGSPLAQIAIDQGFALAREAGAKVTVVTVSEPFHVIASDVEDIAAIAEEEFHRCEEAEHLLRDTQAHAAAMGLDCEALLARAGRPDEAIIEIADRTGCDLIAMASHRRRSFIEMLLGSVTAKVLKNSKIPVLVYRQ, from the coding sequence ATGTTCAAGCACATTCTCATTCCCACCGATGGCTCGCCGCTGGCGCAGATCGCAATCGACCAAGGGTTCGCTCTCGCCAGGGAGGCAGGCGCAAAGGTGACCGTCGTGACGGTATCGGAACCCTTTCACGTGATTGCGAGCGACGTCGAAGACATTGCCGCCATTGCCGAAGAGGAATTCCACCGTTGCGAGGAGGCGGAGCATCTGCTGCGCGATACGCAGGCGCATGCCGCCGCCATGGGGCTGGATTGCGAAGCGCTGCTGGCGCGAGCGGGACGGCCGGACGAGGCGATCATCGAAATCGCCGACCGGACCGGCTGCGACCTCATCGCCATGGCTTCGCACCGGCGCAGGAGCTTTATCGAGATGCTGCTCGGCAGCGTCACGGCAAAGGTGCTGAAGAATTCGAAGATACCGGTGCTTGTTTACCGGCAATAG
- a CDS encoding RrF2 family transcriptional regulator codes for MKLGDGVEQAIHSVGMLAGLSEGGVLSAAALAEFHGVSTSYLLKHLQSLSNAGIVATVPGPKGGYRLARATDKITLLDIVLAVEGPQPAFRCAELRQRGPNPLPGRYFTKPCGINAAMLKAEKVYRAELAKTSIADILGDLAANDDGGIAARGCAFLELNERKTMTR; via the coding sequence ATGAAGCTTGGGGACGGCGTGGAACAAGCCATTCATAGCGTGGGCATGCTGGCGGGCCTTTCCGAAGGCGGCGTGCTGTCCGCAGCGGCGCTGGCGGAATTCCACGGCGTTTCCACGAGCTATCTTCTCAAGCACCTGCAGTCGCTGTCGAATGCAGGCATAGTCGCCACCGTGCCGGGGCCGAAGGGCGGTTACCGCCTGGCCCGGGCAACCGACAAGATCACGCTGCTCGATATCGTGCTGGCGGTCGAGGGGCCGCAGCCAGCCTTCCGCTGCGCCGAACTCCGGCAGCGCGGGCCGAACCCCTTGCCGGGACGATATTTTACCAAGCCTTGCGGCATCAATGCCGCGATGCTGAAAGCGGAGAAGGTCTACCGGGCGGAACTTGCCAAGACCAGCATCGCCGACATTCTGGGTGATCTTGCCGCCAATGACGATGGCGGAATTGCCGCGCGCGGCTGCGCCTTTCTGGAGTTGAACGAGCGCAAGACGATGACGCGCTGA
- a CDS encoding ligase-associated DNA damage response DEXH box helicase, which translates to MKHTESPTSGTHVGTLPLPFQKWFAEKGWSPRAHQLELMARARGGENMLLIAPTGAGKTLGGFMASLTALAERGKVPAGAGFVGVHTLYISPLKALAVDIERNLTKPVFEMGLPISIETRTGDTPQAKRQRQKVKPPDILLTTPEQVSLLLANKEAERFFRDLKYVVLDELHSLVTSKRGHLLSLALARVRRHAPEVRFIGLSATVAEPMDLRRYLAPQGQGEPPAGLITVEGGAKPDIAILQTEERIPWSGHSASYAMKDLYPALKEHQTTLIFVNTRSQAERIFQELWTINDDNLPIALHHGSLDAGQRRRVEAAMAENKLRAVVATSTLDLGIDWGDVDLVVHVGAPKGASRLAQRIGRANHRMDEPSKAILVPANRFEVMECRAALDANYIGAQDTPPIAEGALDVLAQHVLGMACAEPFDAEELYREVTSASPYADLPRATFDRVVDFTATGGYALRTYERYARIRQMKDGRWRVSNPAVAQQYRLNLGTIVEAAELNVRMVKRNAKGTVGRGGMSLGKVEEHFLEQLVQGDTFLFAGKVLRFEGIRENECLVSQAFSMDPKIPSYAGGKFPLSTYLADQVRSMLADPARWHALPDQVRDWLAIQKEKSIIPKRDELLVETFPFRKRFFMVMYPFEGRLAHQTLGMLLTRRLERAGAKPMGFVATDYSLAIWAMEDIGRRLKSRRLSLAELLDEDMLGDDLEAWLGESFMLKRTFRNCAVISGLIERRHPGKEKTGRQVTVSADLIYDVLRSHEPDHILLEATRRDAAAGLLDIGRLGDMLKRIKGHTTHRALEHVSPLAVPVMLEIGRETVAGEAMDDVLAEAADELIAEAMS; encoded by the coding sequence GTGAAACACACCGAGTCTCCCACTTCCGGCACCCATGTCGGCACCTTGCCCCTTCCATTCCAGAAATGGTTTGCAGAAAAAGGGTGGTCTCCGCGCGCCCATCAATTGGAGCTGATGGCGCGGGCGCGGGGTGGTGAAAACATGCTGCTGATCGCGCCCACAGGCGCCGGCAAGACGCTGGGCGGCTTCATGGCCTCGCTCACCGCTCTGGCGGAACGCGGCAAGGTGCCGGCGGGCGCCGGTTTCGTCGGCGTGCACACGCTCTATATCTCGCCGCTGAAGGCGCTTGCCGTGGATATCGAGCGCAACCTCACGAAACCAGTCTTCGAAATGGGCCTGCCGATTTCCATCGAAACGCGCACGGGTGACACGCCGCAGGCCAAACGCCAGCGCCAGAAGGTCAAACCGCCCGATATTCTGCTGACCACGCCCGAGCAGGTGTCGCTGCTGCTTGCCAACAAGGAGGCTGAACGCTTTTTCCGCGACCTGAAATATGTGGTGCTAGACGAGCTGCATTCGCTCGTCACCTCCAAGCGCGGTCATTTGCTGTCGCTGGCACTCGCCCGGGTGCGCCGACATGCGCCCGAGGTGCGCTTCATCGGTCTTTCCGCCACCGTGGCGGAGCCGATGGATCTGCGCCGTTACCTCGCGCCGCAGGGACAGGGCGAACCGCCGGCCGGTCTCATCACGGTCGAAGGTGGCGCAAAACCGGATATCGCCATTCTGCAGACGGAAGAACGCATCCCATGGTCGGGCCATTCGGCAAGCTATGCCATGAAGGATTTGTATCCGGCGCTGAAAGAGCACCAGACAACGCTCATCTTCGTCAACACCCGCTCGCAGGCGGAGAGGATTTTCCAGGAACTCTGGACCATCAATGACGACAATCTGCCCATCGCGCTGCATCACGGCTCGCTGGATGCCGGCCAGCGCCGCAGGGTGGAAGCGGCCATGGCGGAGAACAAATTGCGCGCCGTCGTCGCCACATCCACGCTCGATCTCGGCATAGACTGGGGCGATGTCGATCTCGTTGTGCATGTCGGCGCGCCGAAGGGCGCAAGCCGCCTTGCCCAGCGCATCGGCCGTGCCAATCACCGCATGGACGAGCCGTCAAAAGCGATCCTCGTTCCCGCCAACCGTTTCGAGGTGATGGAGTGCCGGGCAGCGCTCGATGCCAATTACATCGGTGCGCAGGATACGCCGCCGATTGCTGAAGGCGCGCTCGATGTTCTCGCCCAGCATGTACTCGGCATGGCCTGCGCCGAACCTTTCGATGCCGAAGAGCTCTATCGTGAAGTAACAAGCGCTTCGCCCTATGCCGACCTGCCGCGCGCAACCTTTGACCGGGTGGTGGATTTCACCGCCACCGGCGGTTATGCGCTGCGCACCTATGAGCGTTACGCCCGCATCCGCCAGATGAAGGATGGCCGTTGGCGTGTCTCCAATCCGGCGGTCGCGCAGCAATATCGCCTGAACCTCGGCACCATCGTCGAGGCGGCGGAACTGAATGTCCGCATGGTCAAGCGCAATGCCAAGGGCACGGTCGGGCGCGGCGGCATGTCGCTTGGCAAGGTGGAAGAACATTTCCTCGAGCAGCTGGTACAGGGAGATACGTTCCTTTTTGCCGGCAAGGTGCTACGCTTCGAAGGCATCAGGGAGAATGAATGTCTGGTGTCGCAGGCCTTCTCCATGGATCCAAAAATCCCCTCCTATGCCGGCGGCAAGTTTCCGCTTTCCACCTACCTCGCGGATCAGGTGCGCTCCATGCTCGCCGATCCTGCCCGCTGGCACGCGCTGCCGGATCAGGTGCGCGACTGGCTGGCGATCCAGAAGGAAAAATCGATCATTCCCAAACGCGACGAGTTGCTGGTTGAGACCTTCCCCTTCCGCAAGCGCTTCTTCATGGTCATGTATCCCTTCGAGGGGCGGCTGGCGCACCAGACGCTGGGCATGCTGCTGACCCGGCGGCTGGAGCGGGCTGGAGCAAAACCCATGGGTTTCGTCGCCACCGATTATTCGCTCGCCATCTGGGCCATGGAGGATATCGGCAGACGGCTGAAATCCCGCCGCCTGTCGCTGGCAGAACTTCTCGATGAGGACATGCTGGGTGACGATCTGGAGGCATGGCTGGGCGAATCCTTCATGCTGAAGCGCACCTTCCGCAACTGCGCCGTGATTTCCGGCCTTATCGAGCGCCGCCATCCGGGCAAGGAAAAGACCGGTCGACAGGTCACGGTCTCCGCCGATCTTATTTATGACGTTCTTCGCAGCCATGAGCCGGATCATATCCTGCTGGAAGCGACAAGGCGCGATGCGGCGGCGGGGCTTTTGGACATTGGCCGTCTTGGCGATATGCTGAAGCGAATCAAGGGCCACACCACCCACCGCGCGCTGGAACATGTTTCGCCGCTTGCCGTTCCGGTCATGCTGGAAATTGGCCGCGAGACGGTGGCGGGCGAGGCGATGGACGATGTGCTGGCCGAGGCCGCCGACGAATTGATCGCCGAGGCCATGTCCTGA
- a CDS encoding carboxymuconolactone decarboxylase family protein, translated as MKTRINYAKASPEAFKAVMALENYVQSSGLERRFVHLIKLRASIINGCAFCVDMHVKESRHDGLAEQWINLMSVWRESTVYTEQERALLGWVDAVTKIAETGAPDDAFETLKAHFSDEDIVKITVAIGAINTWNRIAVGFRSQHPVDAAAKAA; from the coding sequence ATGAAAACCCGCATCAACTATGCCAAAGCATCCCCCGAAGCCTTCAAGGCCGTGATGGCATTGGAAAACTACGTCCAGAGCAGCGGCCTTGAGCGCCGCTTCGTTCACCTCATCAAGCTGCGTGCCTCGATCATCAACGGCTGCGCCTTCTGTGTGGACATGCATGTCAAGGAAAGCCGCCATGACGGTCTTGCCGAACAATGGATCAACCTGATGAGCGTCTGGCGGGAATCCACCGTTTATACCGAACAGGAGCGGGCGCTGCTCGGCTGGGTGGATGCGGTGACCAAGATTGCCGAAACCGGCGCGCCGGATGATGCCTTCGAAACCCTCAAGGCGCATTTCTCGGATGAAGATATCGTAAAGATCACGGTTGCCATCGGCGCCATCAATACATGGAACCGCATCGCCGTCGGCTTCCGCTCGCAGCACCCGGTGGATGCGGCTGCGAAAGCAGCCTGA
- a CDS encoding YitT family protein: protein MDDTSARRRLNLWTSAPDRHSLLEDAQAILAGSMLISLGVTLFSAAGLLTGGVVGLAFLAHYASGFSFGALFFLANLPFYYLAFRRLGLAFTIKTFCAIAMTALLSEYMPGFFAFESINPIAAALFGGLTVAAGMLALFRHRTSLGGFGILALYLQDRFGWRAGLVQLAFDGMVLACSFFVATPFVILCSILGALVMNLTLAVNHRNDRYIAM, encoded by the coding sequence ATGGACGATACCAGCGCGCGCAGGCGATTGAACCTTTGGACGTCGGCGCCCGATCGCCATTCGCTGCTGGAAGATGCGCAGGCCATTCTGGCGGGCAGCATGCTGATTTCACTCGGCGTCACGCTGTTTTCCGCTGCGGGTCTCCTCACGGGTGGTGTGGTGGGCCTCGCATTTCTGGCGCATTACGCCAGCGGCTTCAGCTTCGGCGCGCTGTTTTTTCTCGCCAATCTGCCGTTTTATTATCTCGCCTTCCGCCGCCTCGGCCTTGCCTTCACCATTAAGACCTTCTGCGCCATCGCCATGACGGCGCTGCTGTCAGAATACATGCCGGGCTTTTTCGCGTTTGAGAGCATCAATCCGATTGCAGCTGCACTCTTCGGCGGATTGACGGTTGCCGCCGGCATGCTGGCTCTGTTTCGACACCGCACCAGCCTCGGCGGTTTCGGCATATTGGCACTTTATCTGCAGGATCGTTTCGGCTGGCGTGCCGGCCTCGTGCAGCTCGCCTTTGATGGCATGGTGCTGGCCTGCTCGTTTTTCGTCGCGACGCCTTTCGTCATCCTCTGCTCCATCCTCGGCGCGCTGGTCATGAACCTTACCCTTGCCGTCAATCACAGAAACGACCGCTACATCGCCATGTAG
- a CDS encoding sulfite exporter TauE/SafE family protein — MTVYLPIAELSVNIFIILGMGAAVGFLSGMFGVGGGFLITPLLIFYNIPPVVAVATGANQVVASSVSGSITHFRRGTLDIKLGSVLLVGGLVGATVGVWIFSFLRSIGQLDLIVSLLYVILLGTVGGLMLKESISALRRAARNETVTLRRPGHHNWVHRLPLKMRFKKSKIYLSIIPIVTLGFGIGILTSIMGVGGGFIMVPAMIYLLRIPTNVVVGTSLFQIIFVTAYTTIVQAATNYSVDVVLAFILMVAGVIGAQYGVRVGQKLRGEQLRALLALLVLAVALRLAVSLVVRPEDLFSVALGGLGY, encoded by the coding sequence GTGACTGTCTATCTGCCGATCGCAGAACTGTCGGTGAACATTTTCATCATTCTCGGCATGGGCGCGGCCGTCGGTTTTCTTTCCGGAATGTTCGGCGTGGGCGGTGGCTTTTTGATCACCCCGCTGTTGATTTTCTACAATATCCCGCCAGTAGTGGCCGTGGCGACGGGTGCCAACCAGGTGGTTGCCTCTTCGGTTTCCGGCTCGATCACGCATTTCCGGCGCGGCACGCTGGATATCAAGCTCGGCAGTGTGCTGCTTGTCGGCGGCCTGGTCGGGGCGACGGTCGGCGTGTGGATATTCTCTTTCCTGCGCAGCATCGGCCAGCTCGATCTCATCGTTTCGCTGCTCTATGTCATCCTGCTAGGCACCGTTGGCGGGCTGATGCTGAAGGAGAGCATTTCGGCGCTGCGCCGCGCCGCCCGCAACGAAACCGTAACGCTGCGCCGGCCAGGCCATCACAACTGGGTGCACCGCCTGCCGCTGAAGATGCGGTTCAAGAAATCGAAGATCTATCTCAGCATCATTCCGATCGTCACCCTTGGTTTCGGAATCGGCATCCTCACCTCGATCATGGGTGTCGGCGGCGGTTTCATCATGGTGCCGGCGATGATCTATCTTCTGCGCATCCCGACCAATGTCGTCGTCGGCACATCGCTGTTCCAGATCATTTTCGTGACCGCCTATACGACCATCGTTCAGGCGGCAACCAACTATTCCGTCGATGTGGTGCTGGCCTTCATCCTGATGGTGGCGGGCGTCATCGGCGCGCAATATGGCGTGCGCGTTGGGCAGAAATTGCGCGGCGAACAGTTGCGCGCGCTTCTTGCCCTCCTTGTCCTCGCGGTTGCCCTTCGTCTTGCAGTCTCGCTGGTGGTGCGCCCGGAAGACCTGTTTTCGGTTGCCCTGGGAGGGCTGGGCTATTGA